A single window of Halotalea alkalilenta DNA harbors:
- a CDS encoding glutathione peroxidase — MPVSLDTIPLERIDGAAATLGDYAGKVLLIVNVASKCGLTPQYEGLEALYARYREQGLEVLGFPANDFKGQEPGSNEEIQAFCRGNFGVDFPMFSKISVLGEDKHPLYAALVEAHPDKVWAEGSGFRDKLSKAGLLGDDAEEVSWNFEKFLVDREGRVVGRFAPDVAPESPVLVEALEAALD, encoded by the coding sequence ATGCCAGTCTCCCTCGACACCATTCCCCTCGAGCGTATCGATGGGGCCGCCGCGACCCTTGGCGACTATGCGGGCAAGGTGCTGCTGATCGTCAACGTCGCCTCCAAATGCGGACTGACTCCGCAGTACGAGGGGCTCGAGGCGCTGTATGCGCGCTACCGCGAGCAGGGGCTCGAAGTGCTCGGATTTCCCGCCAACGATTTCAAGGGCCAGGAGCCCGGTAGCAACGAAGAGATCCAGGCTTTCTGCAGGGGCAATTTCGGCGTCGATTTCCCGATGTTCTCCAAGATCAGCGTGCTCGGCGAGGACAAGCACCCGCTTTACGCAGCGCTCGTCGAGGCTCATCCGGACAAGGTCTGGGCCGAGGGCAGCGGTTTTCGCGACAAGTTGAGCAAGGCGGGGCTGCTTGGCGACGACGCTGAAGAGGTGAGCTGGAACTTCGAGAAGTTCCTCGTCGATCGTGAAGGGCGGGTAGTGGGGCGCTTCGCTCCCGACGTCGCCCCGGAGTCGCCGGTACTGGTCGAAGCGCTCGAGGCCGCGCTGGACTGA